A single Thermoleophilia bacterium DNA region contains:
- a CDS encoding DUF47 family protein, with translation MRLSLVPREQDYFRMFSECAANLEAAAKLLLRFTTGEGDQRSLASSILEHEHVGDKIVHDIIQRLNQSFITPIDREDIYQLVANMDDVLDHIEAGAAAMVLYKVGEPTQQVRAQAEILSRATELLRICIDGLAKPKGLEQHIIAINSLENEGDRVLREAVASLFDHRIDPIEIIKWKDVYEMLEAAIDECEHVANVIETIVIKHN, from the coding sequence GTGAGACTCAGCCTTGTTCCTCGTGAACAAGATTACTTTCGGATGTTCTCCGAGTGTGCTGCGAACCTCGAAGCGGCCGCCAAGCTCCTTCTCCGCTTCACGACCGGAGAAGGCGATCAGCGCTCACTCGCTTCCAGCATCCTCGAGCACGAGCACGTAGGCGACAAGATCGTGCACGACATCATCCAGCGTCTCAATCAGTCGTTCATCACACCCATCGACCGCGAGGACATCTACCAACTCGTGGCCAACATGGATGACGTTCTCGACCACATCGAGGCCGGCGCCGCAGCCATGGTGCTCTACAAGGTCGGCGAGCCAACTCAGCAGGTCCGTGCGCAAGCAGAGATCCTCTCGAGAGCCACGGAACTGCTGCGCATCTGCATCGACGGCCTCGCCAAGCCCAAGGGCCTCGAGCAGCACATCATCGCCATCAACAGCCTTGAGAACGAAGGCGACAGAGTGCTTCGCGAAGCCGTTGCCAGCCTGTTCGATCACAGGATCGATCCAATCGAGATCATCAAGTGGAAGGACGTATACGAGATGCTCGAGGCGGCCATCGACGAATGCGAGCACGTCGCCAACGTCATCGAGACCATCGTTATCAAGCACAACTAA
- a CDS encoding anion permease, producing MVLLILIVAVALLFDYTNGFHDTANAIATAVSTRAISPRLAVAMAAVFNFLGALASTSVASTVGKGIVDTNLVTLPVVLAALIGAVVWNFVTWGFGLPSSSSQALFGGLIGAMLASAGISGVQWDGVLTKIVLPMIMSPVVGFAAAWLVMTGLTWIVRKHPPAPVNRVFRGAQWFSTAFVSFSHGGNDAQKTMGIITMALLASNKLSEFAVPTWVTLACALAMALGTYSGGWRIIHTLGSKVMKLDPIHGFAAQSSAAVVIEAATRFGLPVSTTHTITSAIMGVGSTQRLSAVRWGVAANIVKAWVLTLPAAALVGAAMFLVLNLFF from the coding sequence GTGGTTCTCCTCATCCTTATCGTCGCCGTTGCGCTGCTCTTCGACTACACCAACGGCTTCCACGACACCGCCAACGCCATCGCAACCGCGGTGTCCACCAGAGCGATCTCGCCGCGTCTCGCCGTTGCCATGGCGGCGGTGTTCAACTTTCTCGGCGCCCTGGCTTCGACCAGTGTCGCCAGCACCGTCGGCAAGGGCATCGTCGACACGAATCTTGTAACGCTTCCGGTCGTGCTCGCCGCACTCATCGGAGCCGTCGTCTGGAACTTCGTCACGTGGGGCTTCGGCCTCCCGTCGAGTTCCTCTCAGGCGCTGTTCGGAGGACTCATCGGCGCAATGCTCGCCAGTGCCGGCATCTCCGGTGTGCAGTGGGACGGCGTCCTCACCAAGATCGTCCTGCCCATGATCATGTCGCCCGTCGTGGGATTCGCTGCGGCATGGCTCGTGATGACGGGCCTCACGTGGATCGTGCGCAAACACCCGCCGGCGCCGGTCAACCGCGTGTTTCGCGGCGCACAATGGTTCTCCACGGCGTTCGTCTCGTTCTCACACGGCGGCAACGACGCGCAGAAGACGATGGGCATCATCACCATGGCACTGCTGGCAAGCAACAAGCTGAGTGAGTTTGCTGTGCCGACTTGGGTGACGCTGGCCTGCGCGCTTGCGATGGCCCTCGGTACGTATTCCGGCGGCTGGCGTATCATCCACACGCTCGGATCGAAAGTCATGAAGCTGGACCCGATCCACGGCTTCGCAGCACAGTCCAGCGCCGCCGTGGTCATCGAGGCAGCGACGCGATTCGGCCTTCCGGTCTCAACCACTCACACCATCACGTCCGCCATCATGGGCGTCGGCTCCACGCAGCGCCTCTCGGCCGTGCGTTGGGGCGTAGCCGCCAATATAGTCAAGGCCTGGGTACTCACGCTGCCGGCAGCGGCACTCGTCGGCGCCGCCATGTTCCTCGTTCTCAACCTCTTCTTCTAG
- a CDS encoding anion permease, which produces MALLVTIVVIALLFDYTNGFHDTANAIATSVSTRALSPRIAVLMAASLNLVGALLWDGVAKTVGEGLVNTDLVTLPLVLSALIGAVVWNFVTWGFGIPSSSSHALFGGIIGAMIASAGVSGVLWGGVAEKVILPMILSPVLGLVAAWLLMTGLTWLVHKWPPAPVNRWFRVLQPISAGFMAFSHGANDAQKTMGIIALALFASGQVTEFHVPLWVKLACAITMALGTYSGGWRIIHTLGSKVIKLDPIHGFAAETSAASIIQLATHFHIPVSTTHTITSCIMGVGATQRLSAVRWGVASNIVMAWLVTLPASGLVAAVTYLILSLFL; this is translated from the coding sequence ATGGCTCTCCTCGTCACCATCGTCGTCATCGCGCTGCTGTTCGACTACACGAACGGTTTCCACGATACCGCCAACGCTATCGCCACATCCGTCTCGACACGTGCTCTGTCTCCGCGCATCGCCGTCTTGATGGCGGCAAGCCTCAACTTGGTGGGCGCCCTGCTCTGGGACGGAGTCGCCAAGACGGTCGGCGAAGGCCTGGTCAACACCGACCTCGTCACCCTGCCCTTGGTACTCTCCGCGCTCATTGGAGCCGTTGTCTGGAACTTCGTCACATGGGGATTCGGCATCCCGTCGAGCTCATCACACGCGCTCTTCGGCGGCATCATCGGAGCTATGATCGCGTCCGCCGGCGTCTCCGGTGTCCTCTGGGGCGGCGTTGCCGAGAAGGTCATCTTGCCAATGATCCTCTCGCCGGTCCTCGGCCTGGTCGCCGCGTGGTTGCTCATGACGGGCCTAACCTGGCTCGTCCACAAATGGCCGCCGGCGCCGGTCAACCGCTGGTTCCGCGTTCTGCAGCCCATCTCCGCGGGCTTCATGGCGTTCTCACACGGTGCCAACGACGCGCAGAAGACGATGGGCATCATCGCCCTGGCCCTGTTTGCGAGCGGCCAAGTGACCGAGTTTCACGTACCGCTCTGGGTCAAGCTCGCCTGCGCCATCACAATGGCCCTCGGTACGTATTCCGGCGGCTGGCGCATCATTCACACGCTCGGCAGCAAAGTCATCAAGCTCGACCCGATCCACGGTTTCGCCGCCGAGACAAGCGCCGCCTCCATCATCCAGCTCGCGACACACTTCCATATCCCCGTGTCCACAACACATACGATTACGTCGTGCATCATGGGCGTCGGGGCAACGCAACGGCTTTCCGCGGTGCGCTGGGGCGTCGCCAGCAACATCGTCATGGCCTGGCTGGTCACACTGCCGGCCTCCGGCCTCGTCGCCGCCGTCACCTACCTCATTCTGAGCCTCTTCCTCTGA
- a CDS encoding radical SAM protein — MRIRLIEPEPPGLHVYAKVILPRLGLPIIGAALKAHGHDVLIYHPHLAPINWDDVYTADLVGLSSTTSTTPAAYAMADDLREHGIPVVIGGSHVTFLADEALEHATYVARGEGGEQLMLELIEALEGRRELSSITGLSYMQEGLAVHNPPRELCADLDALPFPDLGLIVGKPGGTTPIMTSWGCPFACNFCSVTAMFGRKYRFRSAENVIAEIKEKRPKRIFFYDDNFAANKKRLKRLLQMMIDENLVVPWYAQVRTDVVRDPELLDLMRRSGCQIVYLGLESVSQETLDHYEKSQTVEDIERAIRLLHEHSILCHGMFVLGAEPDTVATVRDTVAFALKNRIDTVMLNILTPLPGTPQFRELNEAGRIFDKRWQLYDAHHVVFRPKGMSPYELQIEVLRGYMRFYSMRSWLRCLFAVRATQQLVFHWWGRTIIRTWMRDERNKAFVAALKSMLPQPARPGTESAPTSH; from the coding sequence ATGAGAATCCGACTCATCGAGCCTGAGCCACCCGGCTTGCACGTATACGCCAAGGTCATCCTGCCGCGACTCGGACTCCCCATCATCGGCGCCGCGCTCAAGGCGCACGGCCACGACGTCCTTATCTACCACCCCCATCTAGCGCCGATCAATTGGGACGACGTCTACACGGCCGATCTCGTGGGGCTCTCGAGCACCACCTCGACAACGCCGGCGGCCTACGCGATGGCCGACGATCTTCGCGAACATGGCATCCCGGTCGTCATCGGCGGGTCACACGTCACTTTCCTGGCCGACGAGGCTCTCGAGCACGCCACCTACGTGGCTCGCGGCGAGGGCGGCGAGCAGCTCATGCTCGAGCTCATCGAGGCGCTCGAAGGCCGGCGCGAGTTGTCGTCCATTACCGGCCTCTCCTACATGCAGGAGGGCCTCGCCGTGCACAATCCGCCGCGCGAGCTGTGCGCCGATCTCGACGCGCTGCCGTTTCCGGACCTGGGACTCATTGTCGGCAAGCCGGGCGGAACCACGCCGATCATGACCAGTTGGGGTTGCCCCTTCGCCTGCAACTTCTGCTCGGTAACGGCGATGTTCGGCCGCAAGTACCGCTTCCGCAGCGCCGAGAACGTGATCGCCGAGATCAAGGAGAAGCGTCCCAAGCGCATCTTCTTCTACGACGACAACTTCGCCGCCAACAAGAAGCGTCTCAAGCGCCTCCTGCAGATGATGATCGACGAGAATCTGGTCGTGCCGTGGTACGCACAGGTGCGCACCGATGTCGTCCGCGACCCCGAGCTTCTCGACCTCATGCGGCGTTCCGGCTGCCAGATCGTCTATCTCGGCCTCGAGTCGGTGAGCCAGGAGACGCTCGACCACTACGAGAAATCACAGACGGTCGAAGACATCGAGCGCGCCATCCGTCTCCTGCACGAGCACAGCATCCTCTGCCACGGCATGTTCGTGCTCGGCGCCGAGCCCGACACCGTGGCCACCGTCCGCGACACGGTTGCTTTCGCCCTCAAGAACCGCATCGACACGGTGATGCTCAACATCCTCACGCCACTGCCCGGCACGCCGCAGTTCCGCGAGCTGAACGAGGCCGGCCGCATCTTCGACAAGCGCTGGCAGCTCTACGACGCGCACCACGTCGTCTTTCGGCCCAAGGGTATGTCACCGTACGAGCTTCAAATAGAGGTCTTGCGCGGGTACATGCGCTTCTACTCGATGCGCTCCTGGCTCCGCTGCCTCTTCGCCGTACGTGCAACGCAGCAACTGGTCTTTCACTGGTGGGGTCGCACCATCATCCGCACATGGATGCGCGACGAACGCAACAAGGCATTCGTGGCCGCGCTCAAGAGCATGCTGCCGCAGCCCGCACGACCAGGCACCGAAAGTGCGCCGACCAGCCACTGA
- a CDS encoding NlpC/P60 family protein, whose protein sequence is MNGRRRFVKLSTILGIFVLCLALSPQAFATPISEKKARLAEVQAKLQAVYHKADVAVEKYNQATSELETVQAKVKENARLLDIAEYNLSVANKQLQSRAAIIYKTRNVGLVDVLFASDTFDDLVTQLDLMERLSQNDVDTVTAIDAYRHDVSERRVKLAADKKAAAKLVKERATQKNEILAVRSELETTTAGLKSDIRRLEAQQRAAAAAAAAAAAANTSGGGNSGGGGSSGGSTDTPVVDPGGSGKAAVVAIAQRYLGVPYVYGGASPSGFDCSGLTMYCYAQIGIGLAHGATLQQKASTPVPISALQPGDLVFFGNSAFSYHVGIYVGGSTMIHAPHTGAVVSYGSMSSAWIGGRF, encoded by the coding sequence GTGAACGGTAGGCGCCGGTTCGTCAAGCTCAGCACAATCCTCGGCATTTTCGTTCTCTGTCTCGCACTCTCACCCCAAGCGTTCGCCACCCCTATCTCAGAGAAGAAGGCCCGCCTCGCTGAAGTGCAGGCCAAGCTGCAAGCGGTCTATCACAAGGCCGACGTGGCGGTTGAGAAATACAACCAGGCGACCAGCGAGCTGGAGACCGTCCAGGCGAAAGTCAAAGAGAATGCCCGCCTTCTGGACATCGCCGAGTACAACCTCTCAGTAGCCAACAAGCAACTCCAGTCGCGAGCGGCAATTATCTACAAGACGCGGAATGTCGGCCTCGTCGACGTCCTGTTCGCCTCCGACACATTCGACGACCTCGTCACCCAGCTCGACCTCATGGAGCGACTCAGTCAGAACGATGTCGATACCGTGACGGCCATCGACGCCTATCGTCACGACGTCAGCGAGCGTCGCGTCAAGCTCGCCGCCGACAAGAAGGCGGCGGCGAAGCTCGTCAAGGAACGTGCCACGCAGAAGAACGAGATCCTGGCTGTCCGCAGCGAGCTTGAGACCACCACCGCTGGCCTCAAGTCGGATATCCGTCGTCTTGAGGCGCAGCAGCGAGCGGCCGCGGCCGCCGCAGCCGCCGCCGCGGCCGCCAACACCAGTGGTGGAGGCAACAGCGGTGGCGGTGGCAGCAGTGGTGGCAGCACAGACACCCCCGTCGTTGATCCCGGCGGCAGCGGGAAGGCCGCGGTTGTCGCAATCGCGCAACGCTACCTCGGCGTTCCCTACGTGTATGGTGGCGCCAGTCCGAGCGGCTTCGACTGCTCCGGCCTGACCATGTACTGCTACGCACAGATCGGTATTGGGCTTGCGCACGGCGCGACCCTGCAGCAGAAGGCCAGCACACCTGTCCCCATCAGCGCCCTGCAACCAGGCGACCTCGTATTCTTCGGCAACTCCGCCTTCAGCTACCACGTCGGCATCTACGTCGGTGGCTCAACGATGATCCACGCGCCGCACACGGGCGCCGTCGTCAGCTACGGCAGCATGAGTTCGGCCTGGATCGGTGGGCGCTTCTAG
- a CDS encoding PilT/PilU family type 4a pilus ATPase codes for MKPIDELLHELLARNASDLHIKAGSPPVLRIDGELVPMDEPSLTPEDTKDIAASIMTDKQIRRFSEHNEVDFAYSAPSKVRLRVNVFRQRGSISLAMRQVATQVPSFEELHLPEIVRRLALEPRGLVLVTGTTGSGKSTTLAAMIDHINSTIRRHIVTVEDPIEVLHRDKKSIINQREVGLDTESYVTALKYVLRQDPDDILIGEMRDVETVSTALTAAQTGHFVMSTLHTIDATETINRIIDFFPLHQQKQIRIMLAGTLKGIISQRLLPRAGGVGRIPAIEILICTNRVRDFILDPAQSHMITDAIKEGEFYGMQTFDQALLKLYEEGLITLSDAAGVATNPHDFKLLVQSQGHDVSLMTF; via the coding sequence GTGAAACCGATTGACGAACTTCTCCACGAACTCCTAGCGCGCAACGCTTCCGACCTGCACATCAAGGCTGGGAGCCCACCAGTGCTCAGGATCGACGGAGAACTCGTGCCTATGGACGAGCCTTCTCTCACGCCCGAAGATACCAAGGACATCGCCGCCTCGATCATGACCGACAAGCAGATTCGGCGCTTCAGCGAGCACAACGAAGTCGACTTCGCTTACTCCGCTCCGAGCAAAGTCCGCCTCCGCGTCAACGTGTTTCGTCAGCGCGGCAGCATCAGTCTTGCCATGCGACAAGTCGCGACACAAGTCCCCTCTTTTGAGGAACTGCATCTGCCTGAGATCGTTCGCCGCTTGGCGCTGGAACCTCGCGGTCTTGTTCTCGTCACGGGGACGACCGGCTCGGGCAAGTCAACCACTCTGGCGGCCATGATCGATCACATCAACTCCACGATTCGTCGTCATATCGTGACCGTTGAGGACCCGATCGAGGTGCTACACAGGGACAAGAAGTCGATCATCAATCAGCGCGAGGTGGGCCTCGATACTGAGTCGTACGTCACCGCGCTCAAGTACGTCCTCCGCCAGGACCCCGACGACATTCTCATCGGAGAGATGCGCGACGTCGAGACGGTCTCAACCGCCCTCACAGCTGCCCAAACCGGGCATTTCGTGATGAGCACGCTGCACACCATCGATGCCACCGAGACCATCAACCGCATCATCGACTTCTTCCCGCTGCATCAGCAGAAGCAGATACGCATTATGCTCGCCGGCACACTCAAGGGCATCATCTCCCAGCGCCTCCTGCCTCGCGCCGGGGGCGTCGGGCGCATCCCCGCCATCGAGATACTCATCTGCACCAACCGCGTACGCGACTTCATCCTCGATCCTGCCCAGTCGCACATGATCACTGATGCGATCAAGGAAGGCGAGTTCTATGGCATGCAGACGTTCGATCAGGCTTTGCTGAAACTCTATGAGGAAGGCCTGATCACACTGAGTGACGCCGCCGGCGTGGCGACGAACCCTCACGACTTCAAGCTGCTCGTGCAGTCACAAGGCCACGACGTGAGCCTCATGACCTTCTAG